The following proteins are encoded in a genomic region of Enterocloster clostridioformis:
- a CDS encoding ECF transporter S component, translating to MKQNHLLSVRNVTVMAMFGALAAVLMIFEVPLPFIAPSFYGMDISEVPVLVGTFALGPVAGVVMELVKILVKLILKPTSTGFVGEFANFCVGCSLVLPAGFIYRLNKTKKGAVIGMAAGTVIMTIVAVILNAVVMLPFYSHFMPLDTIIAAGAAINPAISNVWTFVILAVGPFNILKGVIVSLLTALVYKRVSVIIHSDSERRAVKTS from the coding sequence ATGAAACAGAATCATTTACTCAGTGTTAGGAATGTAACCGTCATGGCCATGTTTGGCGCCCTGGCGGCAGTGCTCATGATTTTTGAGGTGCCCCTTCCCTTTATCGCGCCGTCATTTTACGGCATGGATATCAGCGAGGTTCCGGTACTTGTGGGTACCTTTGCCCTGGGGCCTGTGGCAGGCGTTGTCATGGAGCTGGTGAAAATCCTGGTGAAGCTGATACTGAAGCCTACCAGCACGGGATTTGTGGGAGAGTTTGCCAATTTCTGCGTTGGATGTTCCCTGGTGCTGCCCGCAGGCTTTATATACAGGCTTAACAAAACAAAAAAGGGAGCTGTCATAGGAATGGCGGCAGGAACCGTGATCATGACAATCGTGGCTGTGATACTCAATGCGGTTGTTATGCTTCCGTTCTATTCCCATTTCATGCCTCTGGACACCATCATTGCGGCAGGCGCGGCCATTAACCCGGCCATCAGCAATGTGTGGACTTTTGTAATCCTGGCCGTAGGCCCCTTCAACATATTGAAGGGCGTCATTGTAAGCCTGCTCACCGCCCTGGTCTATAAGAGGGTCAGCGTTATTATCCATTCGGATTCAGAAAGGCGGGCCGTTAAAACTTCTTAA
- a CDS encoding MBL fold metallo-hydrolase yields the protein MPMEELYVFGTGNAQATRCYNTCFAIKDGDEYFMVDAGGGNGILRILEDMDVDLCHIHSIFVTHEHTDHILGIVWMARMVAAAMKKGKYKGELQIYCHQGLVDTISTICRLTIQGKFYKMIGSRIFLVPVEDGETVHILDHDVTFFDILSTKARQFGFTTILKNGRRFTCAGDEPYNAECRPYVEGSDWLLHEAFCLYRDREIFEPYEKHHSTVKEACELAEDLSIPNLVLWHTEDKHLAERKALYTAEGREYYRGNLLVPDDGEIIPL from the coding sequence ATGCCAATGGAGGAATTATACGTATTTGGAACAGGAAACGCCCAGGCCACCCGCTGTTATAACACCTGTTTTGCCATAAAGGACGGAGATGAATATTTCATGGTGGATGCAGGAGGCGGAAACGGCATCCTGCGCATCCTGGAGGATATGGATGTGGACCTGTGCCATATCCACAGCATATTCGTCACCCATGAGCACACAGATCACATCCTGGGCATTGTGTGGATGGCGCGCATGGTGGCTGCCGCCATGAAAAAGGGAAAATATAAAGGTGAGCTGCAGATTTACTGCCACCAGGGGCTGGTGGATACCATCTCCACCATCTGCCGCCTGACCATTCAGGGCAAGTTCTATAAGATGATTGGAAGCCGCATTTTCCTGGTGCCGGTGGAGGACGGCGAAACAGTCCATATCCTGGACCATGATGTCACCTTCTTTGACATCCTGTCCACCAAGGCCAGGCAGTTCGGATTTACCACCATCCTGAAAAACGGACGCCGGTTCACCTGCGCTGGCGACGAGCCGTACAATGCAGAGTGCCGCCCTTATGTGGAAGGCAGTGACTGGCTGCTCCACGAGGCCTTCTGCCTGTACCGCGACCGCGAGATTTTCGAGCCCTACGAAAAACACCACAGCACGGTAAAAGAGGCCTGTGAGCTGGCGGAGGACCTCTCCATCCCCAATCTTGTACTGTGGCATACGGAGGACAAACACCTGGCGGAGCGCAAAGCCCTTTATACAGCCGAGGGCAGGGAATACTACCGCGGCAACCTGCTGGTGCCGGATGACGGGGAAATCATCCCGCTGTAA
- a CDS encoding fructose-bisphosphatase class III: protein MMRDLAYLKLLAKEYPTVKEATSEIVNLTAICSLPKGTEYFFSDLHGEYEAFIHLLRSSSGITREKIRETFGHLIPEEEQVQLANLIYYPERSLARMMKQGHYTEDWQKITIYRLVQSCKEVSSKYTRSKVRKKMPKEFAYIIDELLHVDYNDDNKKLYYNEIIHSIIENDTADKFIIALCHLIQNLTIDNLHIIGDIYDRGPRADIIMNELMCFHDVDIQWGNHDISWMGAATGNLACICNVLRIAISYNSFDVLEDGYGINLRPLSMFAAKVYQEDPCARFMPKILDENIYDAVDPGLAAKMHKAIAVIQFKVEGAMIKRHPEYEMDNRVLLSNVDFEKGTVVIDGKTFPMLDMNFPTVDPKNPLELSRGEKELLRTLQASFKHGELLHKHIRFLYSHGAIYKCYNSNLLYHGCIPMKKDGSFDTITMNGVSYGGKELMDFFNQQVQNAYFMPEGTPGKEQAMDMMWYLWCGAKSPVFGKDKMTTFEHYFVEDKSTHKEVMNPYYQLSLKEEFCNRLLEEFRLPVEGSHIINGHVPVKLKDGEKPMKAGGKLFIIDGGLSKAYQSTTGIAGYTLIYNSHHLALAEHRPFDPKKESTPRVSVVEKVKSRVMVADTDKGKELKGQIADLKELVAAYREGTIKERVE, encoded by the coding sequence ATGATGAGGGATTTGGCATATCTTAAGCTCCTGGCAAAAGAATACCCCACAGTTAAGGAAGCTACCAGCGAAATTGTCAATCTGACAGCAATTTGCAGCCTTCCGAAGGGAACAGAATATTTTTTCAGCGATTTGCACGGGGAATATGAGGCATTCATACACCTGCTGCGGTCTTCATCCGGTATCACCAGGGAGAAAATCAGGGAGACCTTCGGCCACCTGATTCCGGAGGAGGAGCAGGTACAGCTGGCCAACCTGATTTATTATCCGGAGCGGAGTCTGGCCCGTATGATGAAGCAGGGGCACTACACCGAGGACTGGCAGAAAATCACCATCTACCGCCTGGTACAGAGCTGCAAGGAGGTGTCCTCCAAGTACACCCGTTCCAAGGTGCGCAAGAAGATGCCCAAGGAATTTGCCTACATCATTGACGAACTGCTTCATGTGGACTACAACGACGATAACAAGAAACTGTACTATAATGAAATCATACACTCCATCATTGAAAATGACACGGCGGACAAGTTCATCATTGCCCTGTGCCATCTGATTCAGAACCTGACCATTGACAACCTGCACATCATAGGAGACATCTATGACAGGGGCCCCAGGGCGGACATTATCATGAATGAGCTCATGTGCTTCCACGATGTGGACATACAGTGGGGGAATCATGACATCTCGTGGATGGGAGCGGCCACAGGGAATCTGGCCTGTATCTGCAATGTGCTGCGCATTGCCATCAGCTACAACAGCTTCGATGTGCTGGAGGACGGTTACGGCATCAATCTGAGGCCGCTCTCCATGTTTGCGGCCAAGGTATACCAGGAAGACCCCTGCGCGCGGTTCATGCCCAAGATTCTGGACGAGAACATTTACGATGCGGTGGACCCTGGCCTGGCGGCCAAGATGCACAAGGCCATTGCCGTGATTCAGTTTAAGGTGGAGGGCGCCATGATTAAGCGCCATCCGGAGTATGAGATGGATAACAGGGTCCTGCTGTCCAACGTTGACTTTGAGAAGGGGACCGTGGTCATTGACGGTAAGACATTTCCCATGCTGGACATGAATTTCCCCACCGTGGACCCAAAGAATCCCCTGGAGCTCAGCCGCGGGGAGAAGGAGCTTCTGCGCACCCTGCAGGCGTCCTTTAAACATGGGGAACTGCTGCACAAGCATATAAGGTTCCTGTACTCTCATGGGGCAATTTATAAATGTTATAATTCCAACCTCCTTTACCATGGCTGTATTCCCATGAAAAAGGACGGTTCTTTTGATACCATCACCATGAACGGGGTATCCTATGGCGGGAAGGAGCTGATGGACTTCTTTAACCAGCAGGTTCAGAATGCCTATTTCATGCCCGAGGGGACGCCCGGAAAGGAGCAGGCCATGGATATGATGTGGTATCTGTGGTGCGGGGCAAAATCCCCTGTGTTCGGCAAGGATAAGATGACTACCTTTGAACATTACTTTGTGGAGGACAAATCCACCCATAAGGAAGTGATGAACCCCTACTACCAGTTGAGCCTGAAGGAAGAATTCTGCAACCGTCTGCTGGAGGAATTCAGGCTTCCCGTGGAGGGATCCCACATCATCAACGGCCATGTGCCTGTTAAGCTTAAGGATGGCGAGAAGCCCATGAAGGCGGGCGGCAAGCTGTTCATCATTGACGGCGGTCTGTCCAAGGCATACCAGAGCACCACGGGCATTGCGGGGTATACCCTGATTTATAATTCACATCACCTGGCCCTGGCGGAGCACAGGCCCTTTGACCCAAAGAAAGAGAGTACGCCCAGGGTATCCGTGGTGGAAAAGGTAAAGAGCAGGGTGATGGTGGCTGATACGGATAAAGGAAAAGAATTAAAAGGACAGATAGCCGATTTGAAGGAGCTGGTAGCTGCTTACAGAGAGGGAACGATTAAGGAAAGGGTTGAGTAA
- a CDS encoding HAAS signaling domain-containing protein, giving the protein MSRTEFLQGLKSELEGRVPYSVIQENLRYYDSYIMEEAAKGQTEDEVIESLGGPRIIARTIVDAALDTEDRPDGFDSFESESAYRTGAAGSSQEEREPFRGRKPEVHYVDFSKWYVRLIAGLVVFLVIFLVMTVFFGIMGLAGWILSYIWPVLLVMLAVWMFRGPRR; this is encoded by the coding sequence ATGAGCAGGACAGAATTTTTGCAGGGACTAAAAAGTGAGCTGGAAGGACGGGTACCTTATTCCGTCATACAGGAGAATTTGCGGTATTATGACTCCTATATTATGGAGGAGGCTGCCAAGGGCCAGACAGAGGATGAGGTCATAGAGAGTCTGGGCGGCCCAAGAATCATTGCCAGGACCATAGTGGATGCTGCCCTTGACACCGAGGACAGGCCGGATGGGTTTGATTCCTTTGAATCAGAGTCCGCCTACCGGACAGGGGCAGCAGGAAGCAGCCAGGAAGAACGGGAACCGTTCAGGGGAAGAAAACCGGAGGTCCATTATGTGGACTTCAGCAAGTGGTATGTCAGACTCATTGCCGGGCTGGTAGTATTCCTGGTCATATTCCTGGTGATGACCGTGTTCTTTGGCATCATGGGACTAGCTGGCTGGATTCTGTCCTATATATGGCCGGTGCTGCTGGTTATGCTGGCCGTGTGGATGTTCAGGGGACCCAGAAGATAA
- a CDS encoding C40 family peptidase, which produces MEVRRISVNIRGLGKGIIKISGLMCLCAGLWVMSPMDSQAAVKKAEIRTRSSYVVKIEAPSVDVHRSASQDSARQGQVMRGQTYEVLGRTQQGWVRIRTGGREGYIKTSGNATVVEKAHETVDEDAKMRRQVVEYALQFVGGRYQYGGVDPNKGVDCSGFTRYVLGKAASINLPHSSTGQSSYGKVVTEDQMQPGDLLFYAGGGGINHVALYIGDGEVVHASTEKTGIKTSPYDYRKPVKIVSLLS; this is translated from the coding sequence ATGGAAGTTAGGAGAATCAGCGTGAACATAAGGGGATTAGGGAAAGGAATCATAAAGATATCAGGGCTTATGTGCCTGTGTGCAGGGCTGTGGGTGATGAGCCCCATGGACAGCCAGGCAGCCGTAAAGAAGGCAGAGATTCGGACCCGGTCCTCCTATGTGGTGAAGATAGAGGCGCCCTCCGTGGACGTACACAGAAGTGCCAGCCAAGATTCGGCCAGACAGGGCCAGGTCATGAGGGGCCAGACCTATGAAGTGCTGGGAAGAACGCAACAGGGCTGGGTCAGGATCCGAACCGGCGGAAGGGAAGGATACATAAAGACCTCCGGCAATGCCACAGTGGTGGAAAAAGCCCATGAAACCGTGGATGAGGATGCCAAGATGCGCCGTCAGGTAGTGGAATATGCCCTTCAGTTTGTGGGTGGCCGTTACCAGTACGGCGGTGTGGACCCCAATAAGGGTGTGGACTGCTCCGGCTTTACCAGATATGTGCTGGGCAAGGCAGCTTCCATAAATCTCCCCCATTCATCCACCGGACAGTCCTCATACGGCAAGGTCGTAACAGAGGACCAGATGCAGCCGGGAGATCTGCTGTTTTACGCCGGGGGCGGGGGCATCAATCATGTGGCCCTGTACATAGGCGATGGGGAAGTGGTGCATGCATCCACAGAAAAGACAGGAATCAAGACCTCCCCATATGATTACAGAAAGCCAGTTAAGATTGTAAGCCTGCTGTCCTGA
- the ltrA gene encoding group II intron reverse transcriptase/maturase: METKLARISQLSSEHPEMVFTSIGHLINKELLKECHKEMDGKKAVGIDGITKEDYEVNLEENLDELIRKMKKKAYKPKPAKRVEIPKENGKTRPLSISCYEDKLVQEALRRILEAVFEPHFYEEMMGFRPGRNCHMALRRLNGMLEREKTNWVLDADIKGFFDHLDHEWIVKFIESRIKDPTIIRLVRRMLKAGIMRDFRYEETEEGAGQGSDCSPVIANIYMHYVLIWWFREKVQPVMRGYAGLVVYADDFVGCFQYKSDAEIFYEHLKRRMKYFGLELEESKTRLIEFGRFAESNRKDRGKGRPETFTFLGFTHYCSHGRTGKFRVKRKTSKKKLAKKSREINAMIRDMRFLEINRIVKKLNEVLTGYYHYYGITDNSRSLNSFNNVVWFRLFYWLNRRSQRRSYTKEGYKELMRQFPLVRPRIYVSIYG; this comes from the coding sequence ATGGAAACGAAATTGGCGAGAATATCACAGTTGTCAAGCGAACATCCGGAAATGGTATTTACGTCCATAGGGCATCTGATTAATAAAGAGTTACTGAAAGAATGCCACAAGGAGATGGATGGAAAGAAAGCGGTAGGAATTGATGGAATTACCAAAGAGGACTACGAAGTAAATTTGGAAGAAAACTTAGATGAATTAATCAGGAAAATGAAGAAGAAGGCATACAAGCCCAAACCGGCAAAACGGGTGGAAATACCAAAAGAAAATGGAAAGACCCGCCCGCTCAGTATATCCTGCTATGAGGATAAGTTAGTACAGGAAGCGCTAAGGCGAATACTGGAAGCAGTGTTCGAGCCCCATTTCTACGAAGAAATGATGGGATTCCGCCCAGGAAGGAACTGCCACATGGCATTAAGGAGACTGAATGGGATGCTGGAAAGGGAAAAGACGAATTGGGTGCTGGACGCAGACATTAAAGGGTTTTTCGACCATTTAGACCATGAATGGATAGTAAAGTTCATAGAATCGCGGATAAAAGACCCGACCATTATCAGACTGGTAAGACGGATGCTGAAAGCGGGAATCATGAGAGATTTCAGATATGAGGAGACAGAAGAAGGGGCAGGCCAAGGCTCGGACTGCTCCCCGGTCATAGCCAATATATATATGCACTATGTGCTGATATGGTGGTTCAGGGAGAAAGTACAGCCAGTGATGAGAGGATATGCGGGGCTGGTAGTCTATGCGGATGATTTTGTGGGATGCTTCCAATATAAATCAGATGCAGAAATATTTTATGAACACTTAAAGCGCAGAATGAAGTACTTTGGACTAGAATTGGAGGAAAGCAAGACAAGGTTGATTGAATTTGGCCGATTCGCAGAAAGTAACCGGAAAGACCGGGGAAAAGGGAGGCCGGAGACGTTCACATTCCTGGGATTCACGCATTACTGTTCGCATGGCAGGACGGGAAAGTTCAGAGTAAAGAGGAAAACCAGTAAGAAAAAGCTTGCAAAGAAAAGCAGGGAAATAAACGCCATGATAAGAGACATGAGGTTTCTGGAGATAAACAGGATAGTAAAGAAACTAAATGAAGTACTGACTGGTTATTATCATTATTACGGAATTACTGACAATTCAAGAAGCCTGAACTCATTCAATAATGTGGTATGGTTTAGGTTATTCTACTGGCTGAACAGAAGAAGTCAGAGAAGGAGCTATACGAAGGAAGGATATAAGGAACTAATGAGACAGTTCCCGCTTGTGCGGCCACGTATTTATGTCAGTATATACGGATAA